The Rana temporaria chromosome 13, aRanTem1.1, whole genome shotgun sequence genome has a window encoding:
- the LOC120920068 gene encoding LOW QUALITY PROTEIN: basic proline-rich protein-like (The sequence of the model RefSeq protein was modified relative to this genomic sequence to represent the inferred CDS: deleted 1 base in 1 codon), with amino-acid sequence MVVFFQENLQSHLADLHLLVRRDELSTPETGSNPPLAQLVLTSVLPPPPPPPPPPPPPPPPPPPPPPFTSVLPPPPPPPPPPPFTSVLPPPPPPPPPPPPPPPPPPPPFTSVLPPPPPPPPPPPPPPPFTSVLPPPPPPPPPPPPPPPPPPPPPPPPPPPPPPPPPPPPPPFTSVLPPPPPPPPPPPPPPFTSVLPPPPPPPPPPPPPPPPPFTSVLPPPPPPPPPPPPPPFTSVLPPPPPPPPPPPFTSVLPPPPPPPPPPPPPFTSVLPPPPPPPPPPFTSVLPSPPPPPPPPPPPPPPPPFTSVLPSPPPLPPLPPPPPLPPPPPPPPPPPPPPPPPPPFTSVLPPPPPFTSVPPPPPFTSVLPPPPPPPPPPPPPPPPPPPPFTSVLPPPPPPPPPPPPPPFTSVLPPPPPPPPPFTSVLPPPPPPPPPPPPPPPPPPPPFTSVLPPPPPPPPPPPPPPPPPPPPPPPPFTSVLPPPPPPPPPPPPPPPPPPPPPPPPFTSVLPSPPPPPPPPPPPPPPPPPPPPPPPPPPPPPPPPPPPPPPPPPPPPPPPFYLILPPPPPPPPPPPPPPPPPPFTSVLPPPPPPPPPPPPPPPPPPPPPPPFTSVLPPPPPPPPPPPPPPPPPFTSVLPPPPPPPPPPPPPPPPPPPPFTSVLPPPPPPPPPPPPPPPPPPPPFTSVLPSPPPPPPPPPPPPPPPPFTSVLPSPPPP; translated from the exons atggtagtcttcttccaggagaatctaCAGTCACACCTGGCagacctacatctcttggtgcgaagagatgAG CTTTCAACCCCTgaaactggctcgaaccctcccttggcacaactggtattg acctcagtacttcctcctcctcctcctcctcctcctcctcctcctcctcctcctcctcctcctcctcctcctcctccttttacctcagtacttcctcctcctcctcctcctcctcctcctcctccttttacctcagtacttcctcctcctcctcctcctcctcctcctcctcctcctcctcctcctcctcctcctcctccttttacctcagtacttcctcctcctcctcctcctcctcctcctcctcctcctcctcctccttttacctcagtacttcctcctcctcctcctcctcctcctcctcctcctcctcctcctcc tcctcctcctcctcctcctcctcctcctcctcctcctcctcctcctcctcctcctcctcctcctcctccttttacctcagtacttcctcctcctcctcctcctcctcctcctcctcctcctcctccttttacctcagtacttcctcctcctcctcctcctcctcctcctcctcctcctcctcctcctcctccttttacctcagtacttcctcctcctcctcctcctcctcctcctcctcctcctcctccttttacctcagtacttcctcctcctcctcctcctcctcctcctcctccttttacctcagtacttcctcctcctcctcctcctcctcctcctcctcctcctccttttacctcagtacttcctcctcctcctcctcctcctcctcctccttttaccTCAGtacttccttctcctcctcctcctcctcctcctcctcctcctcctcctcctcctcctccttttaccTCAGtacttccttctcctcctcctcttcctcctcttcctcctcctcctcctcttcctcctcctcctcctcctcctcctcctcctcctcctcctcctcctcctcctcctccttttacctcagtacttcctcctcctcctccttttacctcagtacctcctcctcctccttttacctcagtacttcctcctcctcctcctcctcctcctcctcctcctcctcctcctcctcctcctcctcctccttttacctcagtacttcctcctcctcctcctcctcctcctcctcctcctcctcctccttttacctcagtacttcctcctcctcctcctcctcctcctccttttacctcagtacttcctcctcctcctcctcctcctcctcctcctcctcctcctcctcctcctcctcctcctccttttacctcagtacttcctcctcctcctcctcctcctcctcctcctcctcctcctcctcctcctcctcctcctcctcctcctcctccttttacctcagtacttcctcctcctcctcctcctcctcctcctcctcctcctcctcctcctcctcctcctcctcctcctcctcctccttttaccTCAGtacttccttctcctcctcctcctcctcctcctcctcctcctcctcctcctcctcctcctcc acctcctcctcctcctcctcctcctcctcctcctcctcctcctcctcctcctcctcctcctcctcctcctcctcctcctcctcctcctcctttttacctca tacttcctcctcctcctcctcctcctcctcctcctcctcctcctcctcctcctcctccttttacctcagtacttcctcctcctcctcctcctcctcctcctcctcctcctcctcctcctcctcctcctcctcctcctcctcct tttacctcagtacttcctcctcctcctcctcctcctcctcctcctcctcctcctcctcctcctccttttacctcagtacttcctcctcctcctcctcctcctcctcctcctcctcctcctcctcctcctcctcctcctccttttacctcagtacttcctcctcctcctcctcctcctcctcctcctcctcctcctcctcctcctcctcctcctccttttaccTCAGtacttccttctc